In Candidatus Eisenbacteria bacterium, the DNA window GCCCTGCCTCCATCTTCTGGGAGGGCTCACCGAGTCACCCCGAGAGGTCTCAGATTGAGATATCGGGGGGGGATACCGAAGTATGACATGGAACGCCCCGGTTGCCGGCCGCAGATGGAGGGTTCCATTCTTGTGGGGCGAGTCACTTCACCAAGTATAGAGGGAAATTTATGAAGGCGACCGATTTTAACCTCGCCAGGAATTTAGAGTTTAATTTTAAAACGGGTATCACAAAATTTGAAGATTCCCGCCTGGTCATCTTCGATACTAATGCCATCGGCCTCTTGCGGCAGCTTATCGTATTGGAGCTCGGACTTGAGAGGGCCAGAGATCTATTTCTAAAATTCGGCTTTCAGAATGGGTTTTCCGACTTTCTTCAAATGAAGGTCAACTATGAATTTGAAAATGAAATGGAGCTCCTGGCATCGGGGCCGGTGATACACACCTGGGAGGGCATTGTCCAGGCAACGCCCGCAGAAATAAATTTTGATCGAGAAAAAGGGGAGTTCCTCTTTACCGGTATCTGGACGAACTCCTACGAAGCTGAGCAGCATCTCTGTTTCAATCCGCCAGTGAAGGATCCGGTCTGTTGGACTTTAATGGGATATGCCTCTGGATGGTGCACTGCTTTCTTTGGTGATCTGCTGATTGCGATAGAGCCCGCTTGCGTCGGGATGGGTGATGATCATTGTGAGTGGAAGATTCAACCCCCCGGTGTTTGGGGCGATGAAGCAAAACCCTATTTGAAGGCTTATCAACAAATATATCGAGGAATCAGAGATGGCAGAAAGGCTGCTTAAGTATTACAAGTACATAGCTGAGGAGATGGGTGGTGAATGCAAGGTCAAGCTTGCGATGGAAACCAAAATCCCCTCGACCATGGCCGCCACAGAGGATGATTCCTTCGAGAATATTGAGTTATTCAAAGAAGCCGTGCTGAAACTCACTGGGAGGCGCGCGCCGGAGTTTTAATCCGTCAGAAAACTTCTAACTGGTTCAGCTATCTTCTGGCTTCGGATCCCCAATGCATTTATATTATCCGCTGAATATCCTTGAAACCGAATGGGGGCCGGGCGGAATGGATACCAAAGAACACTATTATCAGGATGATCCGAAAATCGGCCCGCCGGATGTGAGAACCGATTTGCCGGGCATTGATTATTATTTTATCGGGAATGGGCATATCCTGGCGGCGATTCAGGTCTGCACATCAGGAAGCGCGACCCCGCTTGGCCTATTGGTCATGCATCCGGAGAGATTCGGCTCCAAGAGGCAGGCGCTGACCATGGATTCCAGGGATGGCTTGAGGCCGACAATGATCAGGTTGCGCGAGGGCCGGGAACTCCGCCATCCCCTCGCGGAGCGGGTGAGATCGGCTTGGATTCAGATCAATGATATTCCCGCCGTCCTGGCGTCATGGTCGCATGGTGATCTTGCCGTAGAGGAACGATTCTATTGCCCGGATCGCTCCTCGCCTGCATTGATCCGTGAGATTCGGATAGTTTCATCCACCGGATCACCGCGTGATTTGATCCTTGTCACCGGCCCGGAGAAGGCTCAGCTGGAGGCCGGCCTTCAACTTTATGAAAACACTCCGGTAACGCTGACATTGGAATACAGTCTCGAAGAGCTGGATGCACAAACGATGTGCCGGACTCGTTTGAGAAAGACGCCGGTTAAGAATATACCCGCAGCGGACTATTGGAACACTTTGGGAACATTCCAATCGTCATCAAAGCTGTTGGATCATCTCTTTGCCGTCTCCCGGAACCAGATCGCTGCTGTTCCCGCGGCATCGGGAGCGATGGATGCCAGCATATGGCAATACAATCGAGAGTGGCTCCGGGATCAAACAATGGTTGTGATGAGCCGGATTATGCTGGGGGAATTTGAATCATCGCAAGTGGCCCTCCGCCGCCTCATGAACGATTTTGTAAGCGAGGGCGGTGATACCGTTGATTCAGGCTGCCTCCGGCCCGCATTAGAGACGGAGCTTGATCAAAACGGGGAGATCTTGACCGCATTGAGGACATATGTGGATTGGACGGGTGATTCATCGATTGTGGAAGAGTTCTGGCCCAAGATAGAAGCGACGGCGGAATTTCCTCTTCGAAAGATGTTCCGCCATGAGCCCTCCGGTCTGTTGCACAATCAGCGCGATTATTGGGAGCGGCATATTGTCCACGGAATTCAAGACGGATTGGAACTTGCCCACCAGCTCTATGTCTCTGCCGGATTATCCGATGCGGCCCGCCTGGCGCGTTTGATGGGGCGGGAGGAAAAGGCTCAGCGCTGGGAATCGGAAGGGCGCCGGTTGCAGCGGGCCATAATGATGGATAAGCAGTACTCCCTGATAGATGAAGGCCGCTTTATCAAACGGAGGGATATTTCCGGATCGGTGCAACGGGAGATTCGTCCCCGAGAGGGGGCCGATCTTCCTTCTGAGATTCCCCTTATGCGCGAGGGCCCCCATTTACTGGATCCAGATTCTGCATCAGTGATTCCCATTGCGATGGAGTTCATTGATCCCAAATGTGAGCTGGCGCGTTGTACATTAGAGCAGACGGAGGAATTGTGGAATCAGCAGTGGGAAGGGGGAGGGTACAGCCGGTACAATATCACTTCTGAGGCCGGATCGCCCGCGCCCTGGCCGATCGCCACGGTTCGCATTGCAGCGGCCTATTTTGAAAACGGTGATGACGAAAAGGTGTGGCGCGCCCTTGAATGGATCGGCTCGGCGCCGGGTTCACGATCCGGATCCTGGTTTGAATTTTACGGACCCAGCCCTGTTCCGCCGTATCCCCAGGTAGGCGTCATCCCTTGGACATGGGCTGAAATCGTACGCTTCCATATCCATCATCTTTTAGGTGTCCGCCCTGAGTTAGACCACCTCATCCTCAGGCCGAGGTTGCTTCCCGG includes these proteins:
- a CDS encoding XylR N-terminal domain-containing protein codes for the protein MKATDFNLARNLEFNFKTGITKFEDSRLVIFDTNAIGLLRQLIVLELGLERARDLFLKFGFQNGFSDFLQMKVNYEFENEMELLASGPVIHTWEGIVQATPAEINFDREKGEFLFTGIWTNSYEAEQHLCFNPPVKDPVCWTLMGYASGWCTAFFGDLLIAIEPACVGMGDDHCEWKIQPPGVWGDEAKPYLKAYQQIYRGIRDGRKAA